A DNA window from Helianthus annuus cultivar XRQ/B chromosome 15, HanXRQr2.0-SUNRISE, whole genome shotgun sequence contains the following coding sequences:
- the LOC118487635 gene encoding protein FAR1-RELATED SEQUENCE 1-like: protein MQNFTNFKERICGVVWTDILTPEEFELEWEMVIAEFNLEDNDWLSDIFALRESWIPPYYRMEPMYGLMQTTSRSESENHFYGQVCNSKATLVEFMTRYETAIEAQCHTHRKNDHESRYKRPQLKSSYKVLEGQAVDIYTKSIFCDVQAELIGVADYINQRYEDQPDGFVKFYVNDFQQLCTSLFEVLFRKSDCTCSCSCRRFEQFGLLCRHIFYVLRLMDIREFPKQYILNRWRKEASPNCSPEFSISREYMTELDPDVQSMMRDVNLFNRIHFEPFIW, encoded by the exons ATGCAAAATTTCACCAATTTTAAAGAACGTATCTGTGGTGTTGTGTGGACGGATATTCTCACACCTGAAGAGTTTGAATTAGAATGGGAAATGGTTATTGCAGAATTCAATTTAGAAGATAATGACTGGCTATCTGATATTTTTGCACTTAGGGAATCTTGGATCCCTCCGTACTATAGAATGGAGCCTATGTATGGTCTTATGCAAACGACATCCAGGTCGGAGAGTGAGAATCATTTTTATGGTCAAGTGTGTAATTCGAAAGCTACTCTTGTTGAGTTCATGACGCGTTATGAGACTGCAATAGAAGCACAGTGTCACACACATCGTAAAAATGATCATGAATCTCGATATAAAAGACCCCAGTTGAAGAGTAGTTACAAAGTGTTGGAAGGGCAAGCTGTTGATATATATACAAAAAGTATTTTTTGTGACGTTCAAGCTGAGCTTATTGGAGTTGCGGATTACATAAATCAACGTTACGAAGATCAGcctgatgggtttgttaagttttatgtAAATGACTTCCAACAGCTTTGTACATCCTTATTTGAG gTATTGTTCCGTAAGTCTGATTGCACATGCAGTTGCTCATGCAGACGTTTTGAACAGTTTGGTTTGCTATGTAGACATATATTCTATGTTTTGAGACTTATGGACATTAgggaatttccaaaacaatacattCTGAATAGATGGCGCAAAGAGGCCTCCCCAAACTGCTCTCCTGAATTCTCAATTAGTCGTGAATATATGACTGAGCTTGATCCTGATGTGCAAAGTATGATGCGAGATGTTAATTTATTCAACCGAATACACTTTGAACCGTTTATCTGGTAA